One window of Alkaliphilus metalliredigens QYMF genomic DNA carries:
- the polX gene encoding DNA polymerase/3'-5' exonuclease PolX produces MDKKEIANILEEIGMLLELKGENPFKVRAYYNGARALELLEEDIEELVNSGEIHKVKGIGKALAEKITELVQEGHLAYYEALKDETPEGLFEILKVPGIGPKKVKELYEKRSITTLGELEYACLENRLIDLKGFGEKTQNKILSGIDHIKKHRGQHLVSTALTLGNQLLRELQQHSRMIKVSLAGSIRRRKEIVKDIDIIGCCLEQDREDIMAFFTSLTGVTDVIAQGKTKSSVSLDMGINVDLRVVDESEYASALHHFTGSKDHNTALRHRAKTMGLKVNEYGVFKGEERLPIQDEKALFDVLKLSYIPPELREGMGEIEAAEAGRIPNLVERKEIKGVFHVHSHYSDGVNSIEEIVQAAIKEGFQYIGISDHSQTAFYAKGLKVEQVQKQHQEIEVLREEYPEITILKGIESDILPDGSLDYEDEVLASFDYVIGSVHSQFNMEEEIMTKRIIKAIENKYLRILGHPTGRLLLSRKSYPVNLEKIIEACAVNDVAIEINSNPHRLDLDWRMCRYAKEQGVKLVIEPDAHRTSGIDDVQYGVGIARKGWLEPKDIINTKPVEVVLDYFKRGSHS; encoded by the coding sequence ATGGATAAAAAGGAGATTGCCAATATATTGGAGGAAATTGGGATGCTTTTAGAGCTGAAGGGAGAGAACCCCTTTAAGGTCAGAGCATATTATAATGGAGCTCGAGCGCTGGAATTGTTAGAAGAAGACATTGAAGAGCTAGTCAACAGCGGGGAAATTCACAAGGTAAAGGGAATCGGAAAAGCTTTAGCTGAAAAGATCACTGAGCTAGTTCAAGAGGGGCACTTAGCATACTATGAAGCCTTGAAAGATGAAACGCCTGAAGGACTCTTTGAAATTTTAAAAGTCCCTGGTATTGGCCCGAAAAAAGTAAAGGAGCTTTATGAAAAACGATCCATCACAACATTAGGAGAGCTAGAATACGCTTGCTTGGAAAATAGATTAATTGATTTAAAGGGATTTGGAGAAAAGACGCAAAATAAAATTTTATCTGGCATAGATCACATAAAAAAACACCGGGGGCAACATTTGGTGTCCACTGCACTAACACTAGGGAATCAGCTGCTTAGAGAACTCCAGCAACATTCTAGAATGATAAAGGTCAGTTTAGCCGGGAGCATTCGTAGACGAAAGGAAATTGTAAAGGACATTGATATCATTGGTTGCTGTTTGGAACAGGATCGTGAAGATATTATGGCATTTTTTACTTCCTTGACAGGTGTGACAGACGTGATTGCCCAGGGAAAAACAAAAAGCAGTGTGTCATTAGATATGGGAATCAATGTGGATTTAAGAGTGGTAGATGAAAGCGAATATGCCAGTGCGCTGCATCACTTTACAGGAAGTAAAGATCACAATACGGCCCTCCGTCATCGTGCTAAGACTATGGGGCTAAAAGTCAATGAGTACGGTGTGTTTAAAGGGGAAGAGAGATTACCAATTCAGGATGAAAAAGCGCTATTTGATGTGTTGAAGCTTTCATATATTCCGCCGGAACTCAGGGAGGGGATGGGAGAAATCGAAGCAGCTGAGGCTGGAAGGATACCCAATTTAGTTGAAAGAAAAGAGATTAAGGGTGTCTTTCATGTGCATAGTCACTATAGTGATGGGGTTAATTCTATTGAAGAGATTGTACAAGCAGCGATAAAAGAAGGATTCCAATACATAGGCATATCAGATCACAGTCAAACTGCCTTTTATGCCAAGGGACTAAAGGTAGAGCAGGTACAAAAACAACATCAAGAAATCGAAGTCCTCAGAGAGGAATATCCTGAAATTACCATATTGAAAGGGATTGAATCAGATATTCTCCCCGATGGATCCTTAGATTATGAAGATGAAGTATTGGCTTCCTTTGATTATGTGATTGGTTCAGTTCACTCTCAATTTAATATGGAAGAAGAGATAATGACCAAGCGAATTATCAAAGCCATAGAAAACAAGTACCTGAGGATATTGGGGCATCCAACGGGGCGATTGCTTTTATCAAGGAAGTCCTATCCTGTTAATCTAGAAAAAATCATTGAAGCCTGTGCCGTAAATGATGTGGCCATCGAGATTAATAGCAACCCACACCGTTTGGATTTGGATTGGAGAATGTGTCGCTACGCCAAAGAGCAAGGGGTGAAGTTAGTGATTGAGCCTGATGCCCACAGAACAAGTGGAATAGATGATGTTCAGTATGGGGTTGGTATTGCTAGAAAGGGCTGGCTAGAGCCTAAGGACATCATCAATACCAAACCTGTGGAGGTTGTGTTGGATTACTTTAAAAGAGGATCACACTCCTAG
- a CDS encoding putative polysaccharide biosynthesis protein: MKKSSFLFGIILLTIVNFIVRSMGFVYRIILSRLIGAEAIGLYQMVFPFLMVLIAIPTAGIPVAVSKMVAKENSLRNHTGIYKILTIALAIGGTLSLFLSIFVSLRIEWITTEVLKNPRLYYLILFCIPSISLISFSSIIRGFFYGLKDMQPAATAQIIEQLTRIIFVLGYLYYQRPSSPIMSAIIAIIGISIGEFFGLLYLILRFQIKKFKNVPRVIMGPTESMPAISKSLLFIAVPLTLSRLISTLMQTVNAVLIPQRLIVAGYSSIEAVETFGKISGMAMPLLFLPFTVTSALVINLIPNVSEQMALNNVDDVTYKSNLAIRMTLLVAIPTMVVYAIFGNHLAELIYNHEEVGRYLSIISYGTLFLCMQHTISGILHGLGKQVVTTINYMLGMSIQLYCTYILVPNPKYGINGFFIGFLLSTFIIFVLNTISLHRIIKLKVPLIQSVIKPGICALFMIMTMNYSYHFVYGFMHSNTWSTLLASTLGILSYALALLVTKTLEIRTLMNIFRG, translated from the coding sequence TTGAAAAAGTCCTCTTTTTTATTCGGAATTATTCTATTAACCATCGTAAACTTCATTGTTCGTTCAATGGGCTTCGTCTATCGAATTATTCTTTCACGTTTGATTGGAGCTGAAGCCATCGGACTTTATCAAATGGTTTTTCCATTCTTGATGGTATTAATTGCAATTCCAACAGCAGGAATCCCAGTAGCCGTTTCTAAAATGGTTGCAAAGGAGAATTCCTTAAGAAATCACACTGGCATTTATAAAATCTTAACCATTGCCCTAGCCATTGGGGGTACCTTATCCTTATTTTTATCCATTTTCGTTTCCCTGAGAATTGAATGGATTACCACAGAGGTCCTTAAAAACCCCCGACTCTATTATTTGATTCTCTTTTGCATACCCTCTATTTCACTCATTAGTTTTTCCAGCATCATTAGAGGATTTTTCTACGGTCTTAAGGACATGCAGCCTGCGGCGACAGCTCAAATCATAGAACAGCTCACACGAATTATCTTTGTGCTGGGATATCTATATTACCAAAGGCCTTCTAGTCCAATTATGTCAGCGATCATTGCAATTATTGGCATCTCAATTGGAGAATTTTTTGGATTATTGTATTTAATTCTACGATTTCAAATTAAAAAATTTAAAAATGTCCCTAGGGTCATCATGGGACCTACAGAGTCCATGCCAGCAATATCAAAATCGCTTCTTTTTATTGCCGTACCCCTAACCTTAAGCCGCTTGATTTCTACATTGATGCAAACAGTTAATGCCGTATTAATTCCCCAACGACTGATTGTGGCAGGTTATTCTTCCATAGAAGCTGTTGAAACATTCGGAAAAATATCCGGAATGGCTATGCCCTTACTTTTTTTACCCTTTACCGTCACCAGTGCATTGGTCATTAATTTGATTCCCAATGTATCTGAGCAAATGGCCCTCAATAATGTAGATGACGTCACCTATAAATCCAATTTAGCCATAAGAATGACCCTGTTGGTTGCCATTCCAACCATGGTTGTCTATGCTATATTTGGTAACCATTTAGCTGAGCTCATCTATAATCACGAGGAGGTCGGGCGTTATTTATCCATCATCAGCTATGGTACCCTCTTTTTGTGCATGCAGCATACCATCTCTGGTATCCTGCATGGATTAGGCAAGCAGGTGGTCACCACCATCAATTATATGCTTGGTATGAGCATTCAGCTCTATTGCACCTATATATTGGTTCCAAATCCTAAGTATGGGATTAATGGATTCTTTATTGGCTTTTTACTTTCTACTTTCATTATCTTTGTGTTAAATACGATTTCTCTTCATCGGATTATCAAACTCAAGGTGCCTTTGATTCAATCCGTTATCAAGCCTGGTATTTGTGCACTTTTTATGATTATGACAATGAATTACAGTTATCACTTTGTTTATGGCTTCATGCATTCCAATACCTGGAGCACCCTATTGGCTTCCACCCTAGGAATCCTAAGCTATGCACTAGCCCTATTGGTTACCAAAACACTAGAAATTCGAACGTTAATGAACATATTTAGAGGATAA
- a CDS encoding ABC transporter ATP-binding protein, which yields MGILWLLFVDGLQLLIPEVLRHFTDRLSANQLAIGDLFMYSLYLVLIGVGIAFFRFLWRIYIMGTSRKLEYELRNMLFSHLQSLSSNYYNHHKTGDLMAHATNDINAVRMALGPGIVMVTDAVFMTVIAISMMALTTDVRLTVFALLPLPFLAITIAKMGKVINHRFKSVQEAFSFMTDTVQENLAGIRVVKSFVQEDAEIHKFQEKNQLHFDRNMNLVKLFGLFHPFVQFISSLSFLIVIFYGGRLVIYGDISLGDFIAFNTYLGLLIWPMMAMGWVINILQRGAASMERINKILNSKPEITDQPQAQPLEFVQGKIVFDRVSFKYPKSDEYALRDFSLTIDSGKKIGIIGRTGSGKTTIASLLLRLYDIDEGKILIDNRPLADITLKSLRDTIGYVDQDSFLFSTSISENIAFGKDSYLQEKVVHVAKIAQVHNNIMDFPKQYETFVGERGVTLSGGQKQRISMARALIKDPKILILDDSLSAVDTDTEEKILAGLAEEMKEKTSLVIAHRISTIKDCDEIIVLDEGKLVEQGTHDQLVKKKGLYYELYQKQLLEEKLAEE from the coding sequence TTGGGAATTTTGTGGCTTTTATTCGTAGATGGTCTTCAGCTTTTAATTCCAGAAGTATTACGTCATTTCACAGACCGTCTTTCTGCAAACCAATTAGCTATTGGTGACCTCTTCATGTATTCACTTTACTTAGTTCTCATTGGTGTGGGAATTGCTTTCTTTAGATTTCTTTGGCGGATTTATATTATGGGAACTTCCAGAAAACTAGAATATGAGTTAAGGAACATGCTCTTTTCACACCTACAGTCATTATCCTCTAATTATTACAATCACCATAAAACTGGAGATTTAATGGCCCATGCCACCAATGATATCAATGCAGTACGAATGGCCCTAGGTCCAGGAATTGTGATGGTTACTGATGCTGTATTTATGACAGTCATTGCCATTAGTATGATGGCCCTGACGACAGATGTGCGTCTAACAGTTTTTGCCCTTCTGCCTCTTCCTTTTTTAGCCATTACCATCGCTAAAATGGGTAAGGTAATCAATCATCGCTTTAAGTCAGTTCAAGAGGCCTTCTCCTTTATGACGGATACTGTGCAGGAAAATCTAGCTGGGATTCGTGTTGTGAAATCCTTTGTTCAAGAGGATGCGGAAATCCATAAATTTCAAGAAAAAAATCAGCTACATTTTGATCGTAATATGAACCTCGTTAAGCTCTTTGGTCTGTTTCATCCCTTTGTTCAGTTTATCTCATCATTGAGCTTCTTAATTGTTATTTTTTATGGGGGTAGGCTAGTCATCTATGGTGATATCTCTTTAGGAGATTTTATTGCTTTTAATACATACTTAGGCCTTCTGATCTGGCCCATGATGGCTATGGGATGGGTGATCAATATCCTCCAAAGAGGAGCCGCTTCCATGGAGCGCATCAACAAAATTCTCAATTCAAAACCCGAGATCACAGACCAGCCCCAGGCTCAGCCCTTAGAATTCGTTCAAGGTAAAATTGTGTTTGATCGTGTGTCCTTCAAATATCCTAAAAGTGATGAGTATGCTTTAAGGGATTTTTCTTTAACCATAGATTCAGGCAAGAAAATTGGAATTATCGGTCGAACCGGTAGTGGCAAAACCACCATCGCTAGTTTACTACTTCGTCTATACGATATTGATGAAGGAAAAATTTTGATCGATAACCGCCCCCTTGCTGATATTACTTTAAAATCCCTACGGGATACCATTGGGTATGTTGATCAAGATAGCTTTCTATTTTCCACCTCCATTTCTGAAAACATTGCCTTTGGCAAAGATAGCTATCTACAAGAAAAAGTAGTCCATGTAGCTAAAATTGCTCAGGTCCACAATAATATTATGGATTTTCCTAAGCAATATGAAACATTTGTCGGTGAACGAGGTGTCACCTTATCAGGAGGCCAAAAACAACGTATTTCTATGGCTAGGGCCCTGATAAAGGATCCTAAAATTCTTATTTTAGATGACTCACTTTCAGCCGTGGACACTGATACAGAAGAAAAGATTTTAGCTGGTCTAGCTGAAGAAATGAAAGAAAAAACCAGTTTAGTGATTGCCCATCGGATTTCAACCATCAAAGATTGTGATGAAATCATTGTTTTAGATGAAGGTAAACTAGTGGAACAAGGAACCCATGACCAATTAGTAAAGAAGAAGGGTCTCTATTATGAGTTATACCAGAAGCAACTACTAGAGGAAAAACTAGCAGAAGAATAA
- a CDS encoding MOSC domain-containing protein → MAKVVAINISKEKGIPKEQIEKGTFVENFGLEGDAHAGDWHRQISLLGQESIDKIKALGMEELEAGNFAENITTEGITLYELPIGTRLKIGVTIQEVTQIGKECHQRCAIFHTVGDCVMPREGIFTRVIQGGLVLPGDTIEIIEEDR, encoded by the coding sequence ATGGCAAAGGTAGTGGCGATTAATATCAGTAAAGAAAAGGGAATTCCAAAAGAACAAATTGAAAAGGGGACCTTCGTCGAAAATTTTGGTTTGGAAGGGGATGCCCATGCTGGTGATTGGCATCGACAAATAAGCTTATTGGGTCAGGAAAGCATTGATAAGATTAAGGCCCTGGGTATGGAAGAATTAGAAGCTGGGAATTTTGCTGAAAATATTACAACAGAAGGGATCACCCTATACGAGCTTCCCATTGGTACCAGGCTTAAGATAGGGGTGACCATTCAAGAGGTGACTCAAATAGGGAAGGAATGCCATCAACGCTGTGCTATTTTCCACACAGTGGGGGATTGTGTCATGCCACGAGAAGGGATTTTTACAAGGGTGATACAGGGTGGACTTGTTTTACCAGGGGATACAATCGAAATAATAGAAGAAGATAGATAA
- a CDS encoding GGDEF domain-containing protein has protein sequence MIHKIEGIMTYDEFVKYVGDKLEGSTERFVVARIDIDNFDAVNRYYGEMIGDEVIEKMAYVLKQNLKATDMLCWVQKDDFNILLDHIDIRTAAVIVEEIREHIERKPFQLKDGKREIRLKMSAGIAAFPKHGQNKEVLIERAFSALKQAKQEGKNRVVIAESEEMEQRAVYYMKSQLKSLNKLSQRTEKTEALLLREALDNLITKYQGNKS, from the coding sequence ATGATTCATAAAATAGAGGGAATTATGACCTATGATGAATTTGTAAAGTATGTAGGAGACAAGCTGGAGGGTTCTACAGAACGCTTTGTCGTTGCACGAATCGATATCGATAATTTTGATGCGGTTAATCGGTATTACGGAGAGATGATAGGTGACGAAGTAATCGAAAAGATGGCATATGTGCTGAAACAAAACTTAAAGGCAACTGATATGCTTTGCTGGGTTCAAAAAGATGACTTTAATATTCTTTTAGATCATATTGATATCAGAACAGCTGCTGTTATTGTAGAAGAAATCAGGGAGCACATTGAAAGGAAACCCTTTCAACTGAAGGATGGTAAACGAGAAATACGCCTGAAGATGAGTGCGGGAATCGCAGCTTTTCCAAAACACGGACAAAATAAAGAAGTGTTGATTGAGAGGGCCTTTAGCGCTTTGAAGCAAGCAAAGCAAGAAGGAAAAAATCGTGTGGTGATTGCAGAAAGCGAAGAAATGGAGCAACGGGCGGTGTACTACATGAAAAGTCAATTAAAATCCCTAAATAAGCTTTCCCAAAGGACTGAAAAGACAGAAGCATTGCTTCTAAGGGAAGCCTTAGATAATCTAATTACCAAATACCAAGGTAATAAGTCCTAG
- the arcA gene encoding arginine deiminase, whose translation MSSQQPIHVYNEIGQLNSVLLHCPGAEIENIVPDYLRRLLFDEIAYLKQARKEHAQFAEILENESVEVLYLTDLMAEVLADSQVRQGFLEDFMEEARVGTEGLREALRNFFSAMTPQEMIRKCISGVRTDDLSDIKPKSLGDMVKNPYPFYLDPIPNLYFQRDPFATIGSGVTLNVMDSITRNRETLFPKYLFDHHPRFQNIPRWYNRDKSHPIEGGDQLVLSDKVVAIGLSDRTDAVAIERVARNLFKSDESFETVLAFDIPKTRAYMHLDTVFTMVDHDQFTIYPGIESPLDVYSLSKGKKEDLTMSYEPGKLSSTLKKYLNLPAVNLIRCGDGDLIAAGREQWNDGSNTLAIAPGKVICYDRNYVTNEALRRSGVEVLEFESYELSRGRGGPRCMSMPLHRDKL comes from the coding sequence ATGAGTTCTCAACAGCCCATCCATGTTTACAATGAAATTGGACAATTAAACAGTGTATTACTCCATTGTCCAGGGGCAGAAATAGAAAACATTGTTCCCGATTACCTTCGTCGACTTCTTTTTGACGAAATTGCATACTTAAAGCAAGCCAGAAAGGAACATGCACAATTTGCAGAAATCTTAGAAAATGAAAGCGTAGAAGTTCTCTACTTAACAGATCTTATGGCAGAGGTTTTAGCAGATTCTCAGGTACGCCAAGGATTTTTAGAAGACTTTATGGAAGAAGCCCGGGTGGGTACCGAAGGGTTAAGGGAAGCTTTACGAAACTTTTTTTCAGCCATGACACCTCAGGAAATGATTCGAAAATGCATTTCAGGGGTTCGAACCGATGACCTGTCAGACATCAAACCCAAATCCCTTGGTGATATGGTTAAGAACCCGTATCCCTTTTACCTTGATCCTATTCCCAATCTTTATTTCCAAAGAGATCCCTTTGCTACAATTGGAAGCGGGGTTACTTTAAATGTAATGGACAGTATCACAAGAAATAGAGAGACACTTTTCCCCAAGTACTTATTTGACCATCACCCCCGATTTCAAAATATCCCCAGATGGTACAATCGAGACAAAAGCCATCCTATCGAAGGTGGTGATCAGTTGGTTCTATCAGATAAGGTAGTGGCTATTGGTTTAAGTGATCGCACAGATGCCGTGGCTATTGAAAGAGTTGCCCGTAATTTATTTAAATCTGATGAAAGCTTCGAAACCGTATTAGCATTTGACATTCCTAAAACAAGAGCTTATATGCACTTAGATACTGTATTTACAATGGTGGATCACGATCAGTTTACGATTTATCCTGGAATTGAAAGTCCACTGGATGTTTATAGTTTATCCAAGGGAAAAAAAGAGGACCTCACCATGAGCTATGAGCCTGGCAAGCTTTCTTCCACCTTAAAAAAATACCTAAACCTGCCTGCTGTGAACCTCATTAGATGTGGTGACGGAGACTTAATTGCCGCAGGGCGTGAGCAATGGAACGATGGCAGCAATACCCTAGCCATTGCACCAGGTAAAGTCATTTGCTATGATCGAAACTACGTCACTAATGAAGCACTACGAAGGAGTGGTGTAGAGGTATTAGAATTTGAATCCTATGAATTATCTCGAGGACGAGGTGGTCCCCGTTGTATGAGTATGCCCCTCCATAGAGACAAGCTTTAA
- a CDS encoding histidinol-phosphatase HisJ family protein, translating into MFDYHMHSHFSPDASMAMEDAIKTSISKGLTEICFTDHLDYDYDGQGNDISFDWPSYLEHINKLQQKYSGQIVIKKGVEFGLQPHILDKYEKDVSNLDLDFIIASIHSVEKHDLYEGNYFDDKDQSKAYLNYFQSLYDMLHHYEQYSVLGHLDVIKRYGHYDILLPFEAFEEVTRAILKLVIEKGRGIELNTSGIRYQLGDYHPSLDILKVYRELGGEIITLGSDSHTQNQIAFDFPNALKALESIGFKYISSFDKMKPSFHRIDHLL; encoded by the coding sequence ATGTTTGATTATCACATGCACAGTCACTTTTCTCCCGATGCCTCTATGGCCATGGAGGATGCTATCAAAACTTCGATTTCAAAGGGTTTAACAGAAATTTGCTTTACGGATCATCTGGATTATGATTATGATGGACAGGGCAATGACATTTCCTTTGATTGGCCATCTTATTTAGAGCACATAAACAAACTGCAGCAAAAATACAGTGGTCAAATTGTTATCAAAAAAGGTGTAGAATTTGGATTACAGCCCCATATTTTAGATAAATATGAAAAAGATGTCTCAAACCTTGATCTTGATTTTATAATTGCTTCCATCCATAGTGTTGAAAAACACGACCTTTATGAGGGAAATTATTTTGATGACAAGGACCAGAGTAAAGCGTATTTAAATTACTTTCAAAGTCTATATGACATGCTTCATCACTATGAGCAATATAGTGTTTTAGGCCATTTAGATGTGATTAAGCGTTACGGTCATTATGATATCCTATTACCCTTCGAAGCATTTGAGGAAGTGACAAGGGCTATTTTGAAATTAGTCATTGAAAAAGGACGGGGAATTGAATTAAACACATCGGGGATTCGCTACCAGCTAGGAGATTATCATCCCTCCCTTGATATTTTAAAAGTTTATCGAGAATTAGGAGGAGAGATTATCACCCTTGGCTCTGATTCTCATACACAGAATCAAATTGCATTTGATTTCCCCAATGCACTGAAGGCTTTAGAGTCCATCGGATTTAAGTACATTTCAAGCTTTGATAAAATGAAACCAAGCTTTCATAGAATTGATCATCTCTTATAA
- a CDS encoding ABC transporter ATP-binding protein translates to MSQNHQEDNLGKAYDSRLMARLLKYAKPYWALLMISVLLLVFIAGVDLARPYLIKIVIDDHINVYNTPVLVFNESPDDNQAVLHEGKYYLRIDDSAHLEQGQETAHLVRYEQNTYLVENYVSLQGKSHRIDSVDDEYILHVEENQTYPAQRLSREEISLFRNSDFIAIRQLSIIFLAIITLGFLLNFIQVYILNYASNKIIYEIRQQLFSHLQSMSLGFFDKNPVGRLVTRVTNDTETLHEMYTNVLVNLFKDIFLLTGIVIIMLRMNVRLALISFTVVPIILLSANLFRSKVREVYREVRVKIAGINSSLNENITGMKTVHIFKREQQQFDEFDKINEEHLIANKKQIFIFAIFRPSMEIIRSLGMALIIWYGGAQVVGGIMEFGVLFAFINYLKQFFQPINDLTEKYNILQSAMASSERIFALLDTEPEVTNAEHPVEIKGLQGEIEFKNVWFAYHDEDWVLKDISFIIRPGESVAFVGATGAGKSSIMNLINRFYDIQKGQILVDGIDIQDIPLDQLRKNIGIVLQDAFMFSGTIRDNIALNNRSISQEEIEAVAQYVNAHHFIERLPGKYDEPVTERGSTLSSGQRQLLAFARALAFDPSILILDEATSNIDTETEELIQDAVTKLIKNRTTIAIAHRLSTIQNCNKIIVLHKGHIREMGDHQSLLQKQGIYYKLYQLQYKESLLPS, encoded by the coding sequence ATGAGTCAAAATCATCAAGAAGATAATTTGGGTAAAGCCTATGATAGTCGTTTGATGGCTCGCCTATTGAAATATGCCAAACCCTATTGGGCTTTGCTAATGATTTCCGTGCTATTATTAGTTTTTATTGCTGGAGTTGATTTAGCACGACCTTATTTAATTAAAATTGTCATTGATGACCACATCAATGTATATAATACCCCTGTCTTGGTTTTCAATGAATCTCCAGATGATAACCAGGCGGTATTACATGAAGGTAAGTATTATCTAAGGATAGATGACTCAGCACACTTAGAGCAGGGTCAAGAAACAGCACACTTGGTCCGTTATGAACAAAATACCTACTTAGTAGAAAATTATGTTTCATTACAGGGAAAATCTCATAGAATTGACTCTGTTGATGACGAATATATTCTTCATGTAGAAGAAAATCAGACATATCCAGCCCAGCGATTATCTAGGGAGGAAATCAGTCTCTTTAGAAATAGTGATTTTATTGCAATACGTCAATTGAGCATCATTTTTTTGGCGATTATTACATTGGGGTTTTTACTGAACTTCATTCAAGTTTACATCCTCAATTATGCCAGCAATAAGATTATCTATGAAATCCGTCAGCAGCTCTTCAGTCATCTACAGAGCATGTCCTTAGGTTTCTTTGACAAGAACCCCGTGGGTCGGTTAGTCACAAGGGTGACAAACGATACAGAAACACTTCATGAAATGTATACTAACGTCTTAGTGAATTTATTTAAAGATATCTTTTTATTGACCGGTATTGTCATTATTATGCTCCGAATGAATGTTAGATTAGCACTGATTTCCTTTACGGTGGTGCCCATCATCCTATTATCAGCTAACTTATTTCGTTCTAAAGTACGAGAGGTCTATCGTGAAGTGAGGGTCAAGATCGCTGGGATCAACTCTAGTTTAAACGAGAATATTACAGGAATGAAAACAGTCCATATCTTCAAGCGAGAACAACAGCAATTTGATGAATTTGATAAGATCAACGAAGAGCATTTAATTGCTAATAAAAAACAAATCTTTATTTTTGCTATTTTCAGGCCCTCCATGGAAATCATTCGTTCCCTTGGAATGGCTCTGATCATTTGGTACGGTGGTGCCCAAGTGGTTGGCGGAATCATGGAGTTTGGGGTTTTGTTTGCCTTTATTAATTATTTAAAGCAATTTTTCCAACCCATTAATGATTTAACGGAAAAATATAATATTCTTCAATCAGCCATGGCCTCTTCAGAGCGAATTTTCGCTTTACTAGACACTGAGCCTGAAGTTACCAATGCTGAGCATCCCGTGGAGATCAAAGGATTACAGGGTGAAATTGAATTCAAAAATGTTTGGTTTGCTTATCATGATGAGGATTGGGTTCTAAAAGACATTAGTTTTATCATTCGCCCTGGGGAATCCGTTGCCTTCGTAGGGGCAACAGGTGCAGGAAAATCCTCTATCATGAATCTCATTAACCGCTTCTATGACATTCAAAAAGGGCAAATTTTAGTTGATGGAATTGATATTCAGGATATTCCACTAGATCAATTAAGAAAAAATATTGGTATTGTATTGCAGGATGCATTTATGTTTTCAGGGACCATCAGGGATAACATTGCCCTAAATAACCGTTCCATTTCTCAAGAGGAAATCGAAGCAGTTGCCCAATACGTAAATGCCCATCATTTCATCGAAAGGCTTCCTGGAAAATATGATGAACCCGTTACAGAACGAGGCTCTACACTTTCTTCTGGTCAGAGACAATTATTAGCCTTTGCCAGGGCACTGGCCTTTGATCCATCAATTTTAATATTAGATGAAGCAACATCAAATATCGATACAGAAACCGAGGAGTTAATTCAGGATGCAGTGACAAAGTTAATCAAAAACAGAACAACCATCGCTATCGCCCATCGCTTATCTACCATCCAAAACTGCAATAAAATAATCGTTCTCCACAAGGGTCATATTCGTGAAATGGGAGATCATCAGTCCTTATTGCAAAAGCAAGGAATCTATTACAAGCTCTATCAGTTGCAATATAAAGAAAGCTTATTGCCTTCTTAA